A region of the Zhihengliuella halotolerans genome:
GTACGTCCGCGTGGTCGACGGCAACCTGAAGCCGCGTGAACGCATCCAGATGATGTCCACCCGCGCCAGTCACGAGCTGCTCGAGATCGGTGTGAGTTCGCCCGAGCCGCAGCCGACCAAGGGTCTCGGCGTCGGCGAAGTCGGCTACCTGATCACCGGCGTGAAGGACGTCCGCCAGTCCAAGGTCGGCGACACGGTCACCAACTTGAACAAGCCGGCGAGCGAACAGCTGGCCGGCTACGACGAGCCGAAACCGATGGTCTTCTCCGGCCTGTACCCGCTCGACGGGTCCGACTACCCGGCCCTGCGCGACGCCCTCGAGAAGTTGCAGCTCAACGATGCGGCGCTGATCTACGAGCCGGAGACCTCCGTGGCCCTCGGGTTCGGATTCCGCGTCGGCTTCCTCGGCCTGCTCCACCTCGAGATCGTCCGCGAGCGCCTCGAGCGCGAGTTCGGCCTCGACCTCATCTCGACGGCCCCGAACGTGGTCTATCAGGTCATGACCGAGGATAAGGCGACGGTCACCGTCACCAACCCGAGCGAGTTCCCCGAGGGCAAGATCCTCGAGGTACGCGAGCCGATGGTCTCGGCCACAGTGCTGGCCCCGAGTGAGTTCGTCGGTACCATCATGGAGCTCTGCCAGGCGCGCCGCGGGCAGATGGGCGGCATGGATTACCTCTCCGAGGACCGCGTCGAGATGCACTACCGCTTGCCGCTGGCCGAGATCGTCTTCGACTTCTTCGACCACCTCAAGTCCCGTACGCGGGGCTACGCGTCGCTGGATTGGAAGGCCGACGGTGAGCAGGTCGCCGACCTCGTCAAGGTCGACGTGCTCCTGCAGGGCGACCATGTCGACGCGTTCAGCGCCATCACGCACAAGGACAAGGCGTACGCGTACGGCCTCATGATGACCAAGAAGCTGCGCGAGCTCATCCCGCGCCAGCAGTTCGAGGTGCCGATCCAGGCGGCCATCGGGTCGCGCATCATCGCCCGCGAGAACATCCGGGCCATCCGCAAGGACGTGCTCGCCAAGTGCTACGGCGGCGACATCAGCCGCAAGCGCAAGCTGCTCGAAAAGCAGAAGGAAGGCAAGAAGCGCATGAAGACGGTCGGC
Encoded here:
- the lepA gene encoding translation elongation factor 4 → MSPLARTAPVPAATDPAIIRNFCIIAHIDHGKSTLADRMLQATGVVQPREMKAQYLDRMDIERERGITIKSQAVRMPWELEGKAHALNMIDTPGHVDFTYEVSRSLAACEGAILLVDAAQGIEAQTLANLYMAMENDLTIIPVLNKIDLPAAQPEKYAEELANLIGGEPDDVLRVSGKTGEGVEALLDKIVRDLPAPVGDADAPARAMIFDSVYDSYRGVVTYVRVVDGNLKPRERIQMMSTRASHELLEIGVSSPEPQPTKGLGVGEVGYLITGVKDVRQSKVGDTVTNLNKPASEQLAGYDEPKPMVFSGLYPLDGSDYPALRDALEKLQLNDAALIYEPETSVALGFGFRVGFLGLLHLEIVRERLEREFGLDLISTAPNVVYQVMTEDKATVTVTNPSEFPEGKILEVREPMVSATVLAPSEFVGTIMELCQARRGQMGGMDYLSEDRVEMHYRLPLAEIVFDFFDHLKSRTRGYASLDWKADGEQVADLVKVDVLLQGDHVDAFSAITHKDKAYAYGLMMTKKLRELIPRQQFEVPIQAAIGSRIIARENIRAIRKDVLAKCYGGDISRKRKLLEKQKEGKKRMKTVGRVEVPQEAFIAALSSQSAAGEKKK